Within Sphingobium aromaticiconvertens, the genomic segment TCGCGGCGGCGGCGGAAATATTGTGGCACGACCTTGCCCGGCCCGGCGACGATATGCGGATCGACGTCATGCTCCTTGCGCCGGGGCGTCCGCCACGCCATCTGACCAATGTCTGGCACGGGGGCTGACCGCTTCCGTCCTTCCTGTCGAAAGAGCGTAGCGCATGACTGTACTCAATCCCCTGACCGTCGCCGTGCAGATGGACCCGATGGAGGGCATCAAGATCGGGGGCGATTCGACCTTCCACATCATGCTGGCGGCTCAGAAGCGGGGGCACAGCCTCTACCATTATCTTGCCCCGGACCTGACCTATCGCGACGGCCGGGTGCTGGCGAAGGCGCGGCCGGTAAAGGTGCAAAAGGTCGAGGGCGCGCATTTCGTCTTTGGCGCCTCCGAAGTGCTGGACCTTGGCCGGGACGTCGATGTCGTGCTGATGCGGCAGGATCCGCCCTTCGACCTGTCCTACATCACTGCCACCCATATGCTGGAGCGGGTGCAGGAAGAAACGCTGGTGGTGAATGATCCGGCATCGGTCCGTAACGCGCCCGAAAAGCTGTTCGTACTCGATTATGCCCGCTTCATGCCGCCGACCATGATCACGCGCGAGCTTGAGGAGGTGAAAAGCTTCCTCAAGCAGCATGGCGAGATCGTGGTGAAGCCGCTCTACGGCAATGCGGGCAATGCGGTCTTCCATGTGGGGCAGTCCGGCGCGAACCTCTCGGCGCTGGTGGAACTCTTCAAG encodes:
- the gshB gene encoding glutathione synthase: MTVLNPLTVAVQMDPMEGIKIGGDSTFHIMLAAQKRGHSLYHYLAPDLTYRDGRVLAKARPVKVQKVEGAHFVFGASEVLDLGRDVDVVLMRQDPPFDLSYITATHMLERVQEETLVVNDPASVRNAPEKLFVLDYARFMPPTMITRELEEVKSFLKQHGEIVVKPLYGNAGNAVFHVGQSGANLSALVELFKASWVEPFMVQAFIPGVSQGDKRIVLVDGEVAGAVNRIPGAGEIRSNLAVGGSAAKTELTDREREICAAMGPELKARGLLFVGIDVIGGEWLTEINVTSPTGIVSIDAFDGTDTGGMIWDAIDARLAARVAA